AAAGTGCACATTCTATATGAACTGTTCCTATGCATTGGACTTTGTTGTAGTATGTGACTCATATTTGAGCGAaagacatatggagaaaaaGGGGCAAATATCGGAACAAAGCAAAGTGATGACATTTGTCATTCAAGTTTGTATTTCTATTATTATGGGTGAACGATAGGTTCGGGGTGCCCCTGCGGTACGGTTGaagagtatttttaaaatttcattaccaaagggttagtataaatactttttttatgtaatcttaattttaatatcGTGAAAATCATCTTCTTTATTCCCGTGGATATAGACAATTAGTCAAACCACGTTAAATCTATGTGttcttctttcttgtttttctattattttcaccATAAATCGTTGCACGAATTACAACAGACTTTTCTTGGTTCTAAGTGTAAAATACATTATCTTCTTGGCACCCACTTGCCTTAcctgaaaattttcaactctaTATGAAAAGTATAACAAAGAATTTTCCAAAGTCCTTGATAATTGCTTAGCACACAAGCCAATTGCTTCACAGTCTCCCACGGTATAACTTCATTTTCATCTATATAAAGGGTGCAGCTTCACAACTTTTTCAAGCAAATTAATCTCTCAACTTCAACTCAACATCCTTaggaaaaaaaactaagatGTCTTCATCTCAGTTGCTGCTAGCAGCAGCTCTCTTCTTAGCAGCTGTTCTTGGGGGTTCTAATGCTCAGCTCAGCGCGACGTTCTACGATACCTCGTGCCCAAATATATCTAGTATTGTGCAGGGTATCATTGAGCAGGCTCAGAACAGCGATGTTCGAATTAATGCCAAGCTGATTCGCCTCCATTTCCATGATTGTTTTGTCGATGTAATCTAATTCTTCAGCCTCTTTAACTTACATAtgtttatgtaaatattatttattttatatccaaGTAAACggttttaaaatatactttatatatatatatatatattttcacggctttaaaacatgTTTCATATCCCACATTGAGGTTATCGAttctaatatcattttcaatgacctatttttttttatattgatattgtccactttgtaTTCGATAGaccctcacaactttaaaaataaCGAATACATGATTAAAAGAAAGCCTTTAAATATAATAGATAAGATAAAAACACCCAAGTCTTTACTTAACTTTTAAGTATTACTCAACTTGATATGCATGATAAGTAACCATTCTATCAACAATAAGCAGGGATGCGATGGATCGATTTTGCTGGACAATGCAGATGGTATAGCGAGCGAGAAAGACGCGAGCCCGAATATAAACTCAGTAGACGGATTCTCAGTAGTCGACGACATCAAAACCGCACTGGAGAATGTCTGCCCAGGCGTCGTCTCCTGCGCTGATATTCTGGCCATTGCATCCCAAATTTCGGTTTCCTtggtatatatacatatgtttTCTATCATATTTTCCACCATTATATGATGACTTGTATGTGTTTGATAAGAAAACAAGTTCCTAATATGTGCTgagtgaatgaaaattttgcagGCAGGAGGTCCAACATGGCAGGTCTTATTCGGTAGAAGGGATAGTACGACAGCTAACCAAGCTGGGGCTAATAGCGATATCCCAACCCCACTTGAAACCCTTGAACAAATCACACAGAAGTTTACCAATAAGGGACTTGACTCCACTGATTTAGTCCCATTATCGGGTAAAACTTAGCtagttttctaaaagttttagcTGATAAATAGTACGCAACTCTGAACGGGTTGACCTAACCTAACTCGTATCCAATTTTATGTTTGGATGAGTTTGGATAATCAAGCCTAACTCGTATCCAATTTGATATTTGGATGAGTTTGgataatcattttcaatattcagGGTTAAGATTATGctattattttcaaatcaagCTCAATTTGAGTTAGATTTGGAACAAGCTTTGGACAGTTAAAGAGACTAACCTgaaaccaatttaatattttataatatttattatacatattatcatttataataataattcattctcttttaaaatttttaagaataagtatcaaaatatattatatcatatactttttcatttttcttataaggatatataaatttatttttattgtttttgttatcttaaattttatcctatttactatttaaatttagaaataagtttttttaaaataatatacatagATTTGGAATCATGTATCTCGACAAATCTGAGTCTAATCCGACGAATCCGAACATAGGTAAATGAGGTTGGATTGGATTGGGTTAGGCTCCGAATAACTGTTTCTTAATTTAGGTTTGACTCGGGTTAACCATCAAGCCCACCAATCATTCCGAGTTGCAGCTTTTCCAAAAGTAATATACAACAATGTAGATAAAACCGGGTAATGCTCAGAACTTGCTAAATTTGCTTGCATGATACCGTAGGTGCACATACATTTGGGCGCGCCCAATGCAGAACTTTCAGCCATCGCCTTTACGACTTTAACAGCTCAAGCAGTCCTGATCCGACCATCGACGCAACATACCTGCAGACCCTTCAAGGAACGTGCCCTCAAGACGGGGATGGAACCGTTGTGGCGAATCTCGACCCCTCGACTCCAAATGGCTTTGACAATGACTACTTTACAAACCTTCAAAACAACCGAGGGCTTCTGCAGACTGATCAAGAGCTGTTTTCAACTACTGGGGCTGACACCATTGCCATTGTAAACCAGTTTGCCAGCAGCCAGAGCGAGTTCTTTGATGCCTTTGCTCAGTCCATGATAAATATGGGGAATATTAGCCCTTTGACGGGGAGCAATGGGGAGATTAGAGCTGATTGCAAAAGGGTCAATGCATGAAGTGTTAGCATTAATTAGTCATCTTTTAGGATGTTTTCAGTTTGTTTTGAGATAATTTGTTTTTGTCGTTTTGAGACTTTGTAGGGGTTTGTGGATTTTGGTATTGTTTGTGATGGGAAAAAAGTTCATGCAAATTCATGAAAGTGTATTGAACTTCACATATTTGTGGagaagaaataaagaatgaGAATGGTCTCCTTCAAACTCTTTCAATCTTGATCCATACTTGTTACCTATATATGTGGAATGGCAAATAACTCTCATCTCTTAAAAAGGAATAGTGGAATAATTTGAgaacaacttttatttatttatttaagtttcCAATCAAAACTTTATTTCCCAAAACAATTGAGAATTGCTTTTAAgtattgttttgaaaaactgtttttgaaaacactttcaaaCAAACCGTTTTGTCCATAACTACTCCGGAATATTCTATATCCtttaaaacaacataaaaaaaagtaGTTTGTTTGACTGTGTGATTTAGaaacagttttctgtttttaaaaataaaataaaataaatgtttttaaaatttttaagattgtttggttgttgttttctaaaaataatttttaaaagcaaagtgaaataaaaaacaatttttagagaataagtataagttatttttagcaatttttaaaaacaaaagaaaaacacaagtctatttgattatgtttttaagttaaagaataaaaaataatttttaaaaataagtttcaaaaaacataaCCAAATAAACTTATAGTTTCTaactttaaaaactatatttggtaaaaaaaattaaaaaaaaaaaacaggatttgttgttaaaatatattgttttaagaacaaatttaaatttatttttataaagtattttagaaaaagaatattttgataACTATTTCATTACATATAAGTGCACCATAGcttaaccaaaaataaattgagacaattattttaccaaaaataaattaagacaattattttttatatttaagtaccCAAATAATGTCTGgtttgttgtctttttttttttttttttataaatattatcaaacaagCCCTTACTAACCAAAACTCTTATTGTGAGAATATTCTTATGAGAaataagatcaataactcagcCCATTTGAACTGAAATGGTCTCAATTCTCAAAAGGACTTGGGTCCACTGTGTTACTAAATGAATACATCTTTCAAAGTGGACATTGTAGATCAAGTCTTCTAAGTTTTAGGCTTTTAGCCAAGGCAAGACTGGGCCACCAACGGATAAAGCCCAAGCCCACTTCCTATGACCCATGGAATCCTATTGACCTCTACAGCGAGTCCAAAGCCAAGGTTGACAAATGGGTTAAAGCGtaatttcaagaaattttatattattatttaattgattttttatacaCTTAATCCACTCGATGAGACTTCGTCAAGTAATAAACTTCCATTCTATTTTTAGTTTAACATGGCTTAATTACTTTTCCAACTGTTcttcttttttaagaatatcatgatatcttccaatttttttgtgaaagtCGGAATTCATTCCACCGACCAACTCAACATGAATTTGCTTTTAAGAAGCTAAACTCATACTTACCAAGTAGTTAGTTTATAAGAAGCTAAACCCATATTCACTGAGTAGTTAATTAAAAAGTTCATTATTCATGTTGATAGGTCATATTCGTATCATGTCAAGGCTCAgacattatattaaaaaaatcaatctaaataagacatgaataataattaaattaagatagtGACAAGAGTTGGTGTTGATAAGTCATGTTTGTGCCAtgttgtattaaaaaaaatgaatctaaataagatattaataataattggaTTAGGATAGTAATGTCTATTCATGTTCGTGTCATATAAAAAACTCaaacattatattaaaaaaaaaatctaaataagaCATGAATAATAATTGGATTGAAAACATAAACTCAAGAgtaacttaattattaaatagataatGCATTGTACACtttattaatatgtttaataGTCCTTATTCAAcacatttaataatcaaattgagtCAAGTCTTATATAAGCCCATGTGATTAATCTCCCAATTCAATATATCCATAActcaattaatatttaaaatgaatcaaatatagtTTCAAGATTTTGTAGTTATAATTAGGTTTCATGACTATTAAAAAGTTCaatttggattaaatttatgttaGTCAGGTTAATCTAATGACTTTGATCCAAATACGATTATACTTTATTTAAACCCATGAAAAACATGTTGAGTTCGAATCATATTTATAAATCTTatcaaactttatttattttaatttaaaataactttttgctTTTAATATTAACAAGAAGTTATCAACGGACATGGAAATAAAACTTATATAAGTAATAATATCTTATCTTTCGCATTAAActtaaactaaaacaaatacaaaaaatcttatacaataataataaaaaaaaaaactttcaactTCTCGAAAATAATCCAAATTGAACATTTACGTAGTAAATaagattttatgaaataaataactAGGTTTTTTTGTATCTACTCTTATAAAATTTGAGGTCAAATgcaagtgaaaaaaaagaataaataaataaattagatttcagattaaaaaattatttttatatgttattttaaacccatcctattttttcaaaacttttttatataaaagttaaataattttaaaacatctttttgaaattaattttaattatatttatatttgtttatatttttcatgataaatcacatgaaaattataatttttttaggcttgaaaaaaaaaaagaaaaaaaagggaaaaaaaactttcttacGTATCTTCCGAGAAACACACGTAGTCTAAATTGCCTGAAATTCACTTTGAAGTGACCCACCCCGCGTGCTTTAAAGCAATTGTCTCGAGGTCCATTATATTTGGTTGAAATCTAATGTACAAGGAAACTCGAGCCACCAACATGAGAAATTTCCTATGTTTCCTTTTCAGCCCATGAAGCCACTTTTTCTTGCAGTCTCTTCAGCCTTTATGTCACTATCTTGCGCCCAAAGCAACGTTGAAAAGTCACCCAAAGCAGCATAGAAAAATATACACGTTGCtgcatattttataatatgccaccaagcttttgtttttttataatctcACGCGCACCTTCCACTTGGAATCTTACGTCCGTatgttttttattcaaataaagcATCGATGccttcatataaaaatttaaacaattatCAAGCcatctttgaaaatgaaaggaaatgcGAAAGAGAAAGGGTGTAGCTACCATGGTTGGATTAATTTCGCTACCAATCTAAATCAAACTCGAGTTAATGAGTGAATTTGAGTTGATGAGTGTTCAACTCGAATCCAAGTTCAACCTCATCCCTAACTTGAGGTACGGCTTAAATCTAATTTGGTcgtattttttcattttttcatatttgaatttaatttttaaaatcgaATTATTTATATTAGATCCAGATTAAATAAGCGGCTTGAATGCATCAAATTTAGGTTTCACAAGCTTGAGTTGGATTTAACTTGAATGAATTAAATTTGAGTTAAATAGCTTTGTATCGGGATTAATATGTGTGCAATgataatttttaactttattttttatgtgtttatattataaataatttataacacaaaattttaacataatggatagtataatattttttctttttaaaattgtttgaaaaacatataattGAATATTATCGTacaaataattacataaattataaatattataaattattaaatttgatttgggTTAGACTCATATTATCCGAAACTATGGTTTTAGCCTCATTTGACTTAAGTTCGGGTTAAGAAAATCTAACCCAGGCCAAACCCAAGTCAACCCATCCTTATTCCACACTTGTAATCTACAAGTATAAAAAATGACACTAACAAACCTTACTTTGGCCTTTATGCGATTCTTTCAGCAACTAAGCATAATCAATTAaagtcttattttttaaatttggtttgGGTTAGACTCCAATTATTGGAACCGTGATTTAAGCATAATTTGAATTAAGTTTggattaagaaaatttaatccaagtcaagcccaaatattaaaaaggtcTGTCTTAACCCATCCTAATTCCAACCGTGTATTCtacaagtataaaaaataatgcaaacaaaCCTGACTTTGGCCTTCACGCGATTCTTTGGACAACTAAACGTAATCGATTAAAGTTTCACTTTTCTTTAAGATTTGAATGACTTTAAAATTTGTTCCAAACAGAAAGAGTTTGCGTGGGTTGGCCAAACTCAAGGCAGATGTTAGAATAATCAAAGGGCCCACAGCTAACCAGAGAGAATGGGTCAAGGTGGCTAGACTTCTTATCTTCTCCttcataataatgataatggGGGCCTGAATTCTATCATATGGAACATGTCTGGTTTTTGGACGAAATCAACAGTTCTAGATTAAAAAAAGTCTTAaaagatgagaagaaaaagatgTGCAATGTGGGCTAATGACTTGAGAATTGAGATTCCCTTCAATGTACCTTGCTTTTTCTTGGTCAGACTGTGATGTTCTAGACCTAATGATTTAGCTAATTTCACCTTGTTTTAATAGCATTGATGACTTAGCGTCCAAGATAATTCAGCCCACCGACACTAACTTTTCGTTTATCACCACCTGCTCTGCATATAAATATCTGAAGACACAAAGTGGCTCTCCCCAAGAAGAGTTTTTTTCTGTGTTTATGAAAATGTGTTCTCAGGTAGTAGGGATTCTCATCCTTGGTGTGTTTCTGCTTGGGGGATCACCTTCCTATGGTCAGCTGAGCCCAACGTATTATGACGATACGTGCCCAAATGCATCAAGTATTGTACGTGGGGTAATCCAGGAGGCTTTTATTTCGGATGTTAGGATAGGCGCCAGCCTCATTAGGCTTCATTTCCATGACTGCTTCGTCAATGTAACTATTCTAGCAGTTCTTTGATCTTCTGCTTTACTTGAAGTTTGTATCCAATGCTTAGAAACATTTTCCTAGTTGGTACGGTGCTAAAAGATGTGGACACTGCAGGGTTGTGATGGCTCGCTTTTGCTGGACAACACGGAAACCATAGTAAGCGAGAAAGATGCAATTCCAAATGCAAACTCAACGAGGGGCTTTGAGGTTGTTGACAGCATCAAGACCGCGCTGGAGAGCTCTTGCCCAGGCATCGTCTCCTGTGCTGATATTCTCGCCATTGCAGCTGAGGCATCAGTTTGTATGGTATGCAAGAAGCTATACCCTATTTGTTCTTTTGCCTAGACTCAACAGCCTTGGATCTAACCGTAGAGCCCCGATTAGGAACCAACCTTACCAGCTATTACACGGAATATTTCTCTTGAGTTCTTAGTATTATGATTCTATGTTGTTTGTGACTAATACTAATACACTGTTACAGTCAGGAGGTCCGTCGTGGACAGTTCTACTAGGAAGAAGGGATGGCAGAATAGCAAACCAATCTGGTGCCAATACCGCCCTTCCAAATCCCAGACAAAACATTACTACGCTCAAGACTGTGTTTGAAGCAGTTGGCCTTAACACTACCACTGATCTGGTTGCACTATCTGGTAACTGGGTTTAGATTTTCATGCTAATCAGTTTTTGGGATAGTTTTGTATCGTATGATGCTACTGATCAACATCATTTTTGCAGTAA
The sequence above is drawn from the Vitis riparia cultivar Riparia Gloire de Montpellier isolate 1030 chromosome 6, EGFV_Vit.rip_1.0, whole genome shotgun sequence genome and encodes:
- the LOC117915720 gene encoding peroxidase A2-like; this translates as MKMCSQVVGILILGVFLLGGSPSYGQLSPTYYDDTCPNASSIVRGVIQEAFISDVRIGASLIRLHFHDCFVNGCDGSLLLDNTETIVSEKDAIPNANSTRGFEVVDSIKTALESSCPGIVSCADILAIAAEASVCMSGGPSWTVLLGRRDGRIANQSGANTALPNPRQNITTLKTVFEAVGLNTTTDLVALSGAHTFGRGACRFFSDRIYNFSGTESPDPSLNSTYLATLSALCPQDGDGTVLADLDPTTPDGFDKNYFSNLQENRGLLQSDQELFSTTGSDTIDIVNLFASNETAFFESFVESMIRMGNISPLTGTEGEIRLDCRKVNNDSSGSADVLVSSI
- the LOC117916781 gene encoding lignin-forming anionic peroxidase-like, with the translated sequence MSSSQLLLAAALFLAAVLGGSNAQLSATFYDTSCPNISSIVQGIIEQAQNSDVRINAKLIRLHFHDCFVDGCDGSILLDNADGIASEKDASPNINSVDGFSVVDDIKTALENVCPGVVSCADILAIASQISVSLAGGPTWQVLFGRRDSTTANQAGANSDIPTPLETLEQITQKFTNKGLDSTDLVPLSGAHTFGRAQCRTFSHRLYDFNSSSSPDPTIDATYLQTLQGTCPQDGDGTVVANLDPSTPNGFDNDYFTNLQNNRGLLQTDQELFSTTGADTIAIVNQFASSQSEFFDAFAQSMINMGNISPLTGSNGEIRADCKRVNA